CATCCAGGTCAGGAGCCTCACAAAATTGCATATAGGACTGGACATCAGCAAAGAGGGCGCTGTAACATGAAGGCATAGTTATTGTTGTACCCGGTAACAACCGGGCACCGGAAGAGAGACTCAGAGGCGGCCAACCTGCAGGGTCTCTCTTCCTTTTTTCACCTCCGTAATGATTGTCGTTACGATACGGATCATGATACGACAATCATCCGAAGAATCCTCCGACATTGAACATGACAAAAAACCGCTCACTCGCCGCCAAATAGCGTGAGCGGTAACAGGATTGAACAACTCACAACCACTTTGTCAATTAGCCGAAAGTATGGGAGAAAAGTATACTTTCGTGTAATCCCTGGCACCCGTTTGTCCACCTATAATAGAATTATTCGATATATCATCATGCGATGAGGGGGATGAATGTCGGTGAAAAACCATTTAATCAGTGCTTTCCTGACGTCGGTGCTGATCACCGTCCCGTTCGGGAGTGCAGGGCTTCCCCAGCACCAGGCGTACGCGGCAAACGCTGTTGCAATCGACCCGAGTCTGCTGTCGAAGCTGGACAGCATGGGGGATGCGGACACGCTGAAGGTGATCCTCACCTACAGCCAGCAGCCCACGCAGGACGATTTGAATACGCTAAAAGCGCTGGGCATTCCCGCAGGTACGGTGTTGCATGAGCTGCCGATGGTGATCGCAACGCTGACGAAACTGCAGATCCAGAAGCTTGTACAGTCTTCGATTGCCAATTTGCAATCGGTTTATGCGGACAAACAGTTGCACTATTTCCTGGACAAGTCGGTTGCACAGATCGGCGCTGCCAAAAACCGGACGACCCCCAGCATGGGATATTCCGGAAAAGGGGTTGGCGTTGCGGTCGTCGACAGCGGTATTGACGGTACGCATCCCGATCTGAAATTCGGTTCCCGGGTGATCCAGAATGTGAAGGTCGTGGGGAATGAAACCGTTTCCGATTTTGTGGCGCCTTCCTATTTGGAAGGGGTTCCGGATACGGATAATGCGGGTGGGCATGGCACCCATGTTGCAGGCATCATCGGCGGAGACGGTACTGCCAGCGGCGGCAGGTATGAGGGAGTGGCACCCGCGGCCAACCTGATCGGCGTGTCGGCCGGGGCCACCCTGCTGATCACCGCTGCTGTGGAAGGGCTTGACTACGTATTAACCCACCAGTATCAATACAACATCAAAGTCGTGTCCAATTCTTGGGGTACAACCGGATCGTTCGATCCGAACGACCCGATCAACCAGGCGACCAAAATTCTGCACGACCGCGGGATTACAGTTGTGTTTGCCATGGGGAACGAGGGCCCTTCCGCCAATACGCAAAATCCCTATGCGGTCGCTCCCTGGGTGATCGGGGTGGCGGCGGGTACGAAAGACACAGGGTTACTGGCCGATTTTTCATCGCGTGGGATTCGCGACGACGCTCTCTATCATCCGACGATCACAGCGCCCGGCGTCGATATCATTTCTGCTCGCGCCAAACAGAGTGTCCTGACTCCCTTGTCGGCAAGCAAGGATGCGGCGATGATACAGACCGCGTACCAGCCGTATTATACGACCATGAGCGGTACTTCCATGGCAACTCCGCACATCTCCGGAGTTGTGGCGCTGCTAACGGAAGCGAATCCGGCATTGACACCGGATCAGGTCAAACAGATACTAATGGACACGGCTACGCGCATGCCCGGCTATCAAGCGTTTGAAGTGGGAAGCGGCTTTGTCAACGCGTATGCGGCCATCGACAAGGCGCAGCATATGGAGCGCAATTATGGAGCGGTGCTGAACCAGACCTTCAATGCAAAATTCAAGGGATACGTGGATGCGCTCGATCCTACGGATACCGTGTGGGATCCGACGACACCAGTCACGTTCACAATGAATGTAAACGACAATGCGGTCGTTTCCGATTTGACGATCGCTTGGGACAATCCGGCCAATCTGCTGCAGGTGATAGTAACCGCACCCGATGGCAGTTCAAAAGTCTACAGTGCCTATTTGCTTTCGGCCGTCTATGGCACCCAGACGTCCATCACGTTGCAAACGCCGCAGAAAGGAACCTGGAAAGTCGAAGTTTCGGGCTACCGGGGAACGATCGGGGTGCCGGACACGGTTCATTTTTCCTACCGCACGTATTACGGAACCTTTACGGGACTGAATGACGTGGCCGGAACGCCGTATGAATCGGCGATTCGTGCGGCAGTTTCGAAAAGGTTGATCGACTCCGCGAATGCAAACGAGTTTAAACCGGATCAATCGATTACCAAGGGGGAATTGGCCCGCTGGATCGCGTCCGATTTGGAAATCCGTCAGAATCTGACGCAGCCTGTTCCCTACAGTGACGTCTCCTCGTTCCTGGCGCCGTTTGTGGCGGCAGTCACTGCGAATGCGGCGCCGATGCGGGATATTTTCTGGACGGGCGGCAGTGTGATGAGCGCATGTTCCGCCACCCGGTTCGGTACAAACGACAAGATCACCCGTTCTCAGTTGGCGGTTGCACTGGTGAAAGCGATGGGATTGGACGAACTGGCCCGGCAGAATATGAACACCAAAACCTCATTTACCGATGATGACCAGATCCCGCCGGAAGATCGCGGCTACGTGGTGGTCGCAACGCAAAAAGGGATCATGAAAGGGTATGTCAACCAGTCGACAGTCGAAGGAGCCGCACCGACTTTCTCGTTCAGGCCGAATGAAACTGTTACTCGTGGGAGCTTGGCTTACAACCTGATGAACACCTACAATTTCTTCATGAGTGGCAAGTAACGGTGAGGAGGCACAATCTGCAGAGGAGGAAGCGGTCAATGCTTCCTCCTTGATTTTTTCAGCAGTATTGTCTGCAGCACGGGATCTGCATCCCTTTTTGAAGGTCCTGTGGTTTCATGTCTGATTCAACGGAATTGCGCGGTTGGGGGCTCCCCATTTTTCTTCAAACACGAGTTCCGCCAGCGGAATCCGATCGCGCCATCCCGCCGATTCCAGCAACGGCCGGTTTGGAAATGCCTCCACATATCCCAGCGAGATGAGGCCCACCGGGTCGATGTGCGGCGGAATGTCGAGGATGTGGCGGATGTCCTGTTTTTTGAAAATCGACACCCAGCCCATCGCGATTCCTTCTGCCCGCGCGGCCAGCCACATGTTCTGGATGGCGCAGGAAACGGAAAAAACGTCCGTTTCCGGAATCGAGTTGCGGCCCAGCACGTGCCGGCCGCCGCGGGTCGGATCGCAGGTGACGCAGATCGTCAAGGGCGCCTGGAGGATGCCTTCCACTTTCAGCTTGAGATACAGATCCTGCCGTTCGTCCTCGAAATGGAGCGATGCGGCGAGGCGCTCCCGGTCCACTGCATCCCGCAGTTGCTGCTTCACCTCCTGCGAACGGATGAGAATAAAGTTCCAGGGTTGCATAAAGCCCACCGATGGCGCATGATGGCCGGCGTCGAGGATGCGGGCGACCGCCGCTTCATCCAGCGGGTCCGGCAGAAAACTGCGGATGTCCCGTCTTTCGTAAATCGCTCTGTAAACGGCGGCTCGTTCTTCCGGGCTGAAAGCGTGGCGGCTCATTGTGTCTCTCCTCCTGCTGGGTGCAATGTGTGGCGTTTCATGATGTCTCTCCTCCTGTCGGGGACTCGGCTGGGGTTGCGGTATCGGGGGAATACGCTGGGCTGGAACCTGTACAAGCTGTTTCCGCCGATTCCCTACCACTGTTTTGGCCCATCGCGTGCCGGAACACGTTGCGCGACCGTTGGTACTCCCGGTCGGAGCGTCCGCAGCGTGCGTTCGCTGCGCGGGCCATCGCAAAAAACAGGTCCGACAGCCGGTTCAAATAGCGCAGGCATTCCGGGTTGACCGGTTCCGTTTGGGAAAGGGCCACTACCCGCCGTTCCGCCCTGCGGGTGACCGTCCGGCAGATGTGCAGCTTGGCGGCGGGTCGGGAGCCGCCCGGCACGATAAATTTTTTCACGGGTACCGCCTGTTTCAGATAGTGATCGATCAGCGGTTCCAGCCGCTCCACCATGCCGGCTGACACCTTGTACGGGCGCACTTCGCCGACGGTGGCCAGGTCGCTGCCCACGTCAAACAACTCTTGTTGGATGTCCTGCAGCACATCCGCCATATCCTGCAGGTCGACCGGCCATTCTTCCAGCAAAGCCAGGGCGTCGCCGACAAACGAATTGGCCTCGTCGACCGTGCCGTACGCCTCGACCCGCAGGTCGTGTTTGCTGCGGCGATCGCCGACGAGCGCCGTCGTCCCCTGGTCACCGCTGCGCGTGTAAATGCTCATGCGGAACCGCCTCCTTGATCGCCCGAATCAGATCATCGGCCGCTTCATACACCCGCCCGTAGTCGATGCCCGGCCGGCAGATGACAATCACGTGCACCCCGTTGTCTAACGCCGCTTTCACCTTTTCCTGGACGGAACCTTCCGCACCGGACTCCTTGGTGATCACCGTGGTCACCCCGTAATGGCGGTAGAATGCAGCATTCAGTTCTTCCGAAAACGGCCCCTGCATCGCCACGATGTTTTTTTGCGGAATGCCCAGTTCGGCGCATTTTCGCATGTTGTCTTCCGTCGGCAGCATGCGGGCGATCAGCCGGATGCCTTCGACTCCGTTTAACACCTCGACAAAAATGGGCAGGGTTTTCGAGCCGGTCGTCAGGAAAATCGTGCCTTTTCGCTGCAACGCCGCCTCCGCCGCCTCCCGGTAATCGCGGACATAGGTGATCAACGGATGGTCGGACAGAATCGAGCCGGGCCGTTCGTAACGAAAATAGGGAATCTCCGCCGCCGCGGCCGCCTGTATCGCGTTTTGCGATGCGATTTCGGCAAACGGATGGCTGGCGTCGACGATCGCGGCCGCCTGTTCGTGGTGAATCAGTTCAATCATCTCATCGGACGTTTTGCGACCGACCGTCACGGCCAGCCCCGCTTCCCTAAGCGATTCGGCCGCCGATTCGGTGACAACCGACGCGAGCAGCGGATATCCCTGCGCCTGCAGTTTGACTGCCAATTCGCGGGCATCGCTGGTGCCCGCCAAAAAGAAAATCATGATACTCCCCCCAACAAAAATTCCCCTCGCCAGGGAGGGGAAGGGCACGGCAGGACGGATCCAGCAGCCAAGCATGGACAGCTTGCCGTCTCGCGTGACACCTCCCCATCTCCCGTAGGTGCGATCATGCCGGTGAAGCGCGTGGCTGTCACCGACACGATTTCGCGGTGCCGTTGGAACAGGCAGGTCTCCTGGCTTCGAATCATCATCCTGCACTCCCTTCCCAAGCATATGCCCAGTGGATTGCGCGCAGGACTCTTCGTTACAGTGGCGGGACCGCGGTGGATTTGCACCACACTTCCCTTTTCACCCCGGATCCGGGGACCTGTT
This genomic window from Effusibacillus pohliae DSM 22757 contains:
- a CDS encoding S8 family serine peptidase, whose product is MKNHLISAFLTSVLITVPFGSAGLPQHQAYAANAVAIDPSLLSKLDSMGDADTLKVILTYSQQPTQDDLNTLKALGIPAGTVLHELPMVIATLTKLQIQKLVQSSIANLQSVYADKQLHYFLDKSVAQIGAAKNRTTPSMGYSGKGVGVAVVDSGIDGTHPDLKFGSRVIQNVKVVGNETVSDFVAPSYLEGVPDTDNAGGHGTHVAGIIGGDGTASGGRYEGVAPAANLIGVSAGATLLITAAVEGLDYVLTHQYQYNIKVVSNSWGTTGSFDPNDPINQATKILHDRGITVVFAMGNEGPSANTQNPYAVAPWVIGVAAGTKDTGLLADFSSRGIRDDALYHPTITAPGVDIISARAKQSVLTPLSASKDAAMIQTAYQPYYTTMSGTSMATPHISGVVALLTEANPALTPDQVKQILMDTATRMPGYQAFEVGSGFVNAYAAIDKAQHMERNYGAVLNQTFNAKFKGYVDALDPTDTVWDPTTPVTFTMNVNDNAVVSDLTIAWDNPANLLQVIVTAPDGSSKVYSAYLLSAVYGTQTSITLQTPQKGTWKVEVSGYRGTIGVPDTVHFSYRTYYGTFTGLNDVAGTPYESAIRAAVSKRLIDSANANEFKPDQSITKGELARWIASDLEIRQNLTQPVPYSDVSSFLAPFVAAVTANAAPMRDIFWTGGSVMSACSATRFGTNDKITRSQLAVALVKAMGLDELARQNMNTKTSFTDDDQIPPEDRGYVVVATQKGIMKGYVNQSTVEGAAPTFSFRPNETVTRGSLAYNLMNTYNFFMSGK
- the bluB gene encoding 5,6-dimethylbenzimidazole synthase, whose translation is MSRHAFSPEERAAVYRAIYERRDIRSFLPDPLDEAAVARILDAGHHAPSVGFMQPWNFILIRSQEVKQQLRDAVDRERLAASLHFEDERQDLYLKLKVEGILQAPLTICVTCDPTRGGRHVLGRNSIPETDVFSVSCAIQNMWLAARAEGIAMGWVSIFKKQDIRHILDIPPHIDPVGLISLGYVEAFPNRPLLESAGWRDRIPLAELVFEEKWGAPNRAIPLNQT
- a CDS encoding cob(I)yrinic acid a,c-diamide adenosyltransferase, whose translation is MSIYTRSGDQGTTALVGDRRSKHDLRVEAYGTVDEANSFVGDALALLEEWPVDLQDMADVLQDIQQELFDVGSDLATVGEVRPYKVSAGMVERLEPLIDHYLKQAVPVKKFIVPGGSRPAAKLHICRTVTRRAERRVVALSQTEPVNPECLRYLNRLSDLFFAMARAANARCGRSDREYQRSRNVFRHAMGQNSGRESAETACTGSSPAYSPDTATPAESPTGGETS
- the cobK gene encoding precorrin-6A reductase, with product MIFFLAGTSDARELAVKLQAQGYPLLASVVTESAAESLREAGLAVTVGRKTSDEMIELIHHEQAAAIVDASHPFAEIASQNAIQAAAAAEIPYFRYERPGSILSDHPLITYVRDYREAAEAALQRKGTIFLTTGSKTLPIFVEVLNGVEGIRLIARMLPTEDNMRKCAELGIPQKNIVAMQGPFSEELNAAFYRHYGVTTVITKESGAEGSVQEKVKAALDNGVHVIVICRPGIDYGRVYEAADDLIRAIKEAVPHEHLHAQR